DNA from Pecten maximus chromosome 18, xPecMax1.1, whole genome shotgun sequence:
GTCGTGTTTGTTGTAGAAAGGTCAGAGGGTCAAGAACAGATATTTAGCAGGCCTCCTCAATAGAAAGGGTTAAGGGGTTTTTATCTAATTAAGTAAACGAAATGTCTCGAGCAGGTACATTATTTGCGTATCCATGAAAAGTAGTAATTAATTTCCTTGTACTTTAAATAccagtatttttcttattttaattCTATATTAATAATTCCATTCCTTGAAATTCACTAACTGCATAAAATATAAATCGCGATGTATTAATGTTCACAGTTGATGGATTTCAATAAATACAACGCATTAAGTTGAAAATCTAGATTAGTAGTTGATGAATTTGTTTTTACGAGATAGCATCAAAACCACTTAAGATACAATTTGTTATAAAGATGCATGAGGCTGCCAGATGGCAAAGCGAAAGGACACAATTGAAAAGTCCTTTAAAATACTACCTCTGGTGAAGGGATTTTGAAGTAGAGATGGATTTATGTATTTTCTTTGTTGATTAGTTATGTCATTTGTTAGTTCATCTTGTCAGAAGGACCAAgttgagcttatgccatactgtggcgtcCGACGTCCGTCCGTTCGTCCTTCAATCATTTAACGAAAACGACGTCTTCTTAATTACTGATTGGAATTTAAACTAATTTAACTTTAAAATCTTTAAGTGATAGGGATTTAGAAAGCTACGCCAGGGGAGGGGGTTTCAGGGGTCAACAATTTGACTATATTGCTTAAAACGGCGTCTTGAATTATTGAAAACGTTGAGATTCCCACCCCATAATCCTAAATGGCATTGCCGGGCAACAAACGACAAAAACAATCCTGATGTTAAAAATAGGCTTAGAAATCTTTCCCCACCCCCTAAGGAGTTAGctcatttaatatatttttgaaaccaaTGAAATTCCCAACCCATAACCGTTTATAACAAAGCTATGCATTAagaagagataaacacaatgttgatgtaaaaataggtcCTGTGGTCTTTTCCAAGCCCTAGGGACCTACTTTCTTGATGGTATTATTGTACCGTTGGGATACCCACccaataacaatataaaacattGCTAGGCATTCAAACATAACCACAACCATGTGAGAAGAATAGGCCTTGGGGTATTTCTCTACACCTAGAAAATTATTTAAAGGGTTATATATCTTTAGAACCGTTAATATCCCATCATAATAACCATATACAGCATTCTTTGCAGGAAAAGATCGACGTAATCTCGTAAAAAAAGTCTCTGTGGTCTATTCCTAGCCCTAGGGACTTACCGATAGCTTGTTATCGTTATATATTTGAAACAGTTGAGATCTTCATCCTATAACCatatagcattgctggacaTCAAGGGATATACAAAATCCAGATGTAAGCATAGGCCTAGTGGTCTTTCCCCACACCAAATGACTTctttattaaatatttgaaaatattgaaatcctcaccccataactatatatactattGCTGGGCATCAAGGGATAAGTACAGCCCTGTTGTAAAATAGTTTTTAAGCCACCCCTAAGGATCCTACGATCCTGACTCCATAACcatataaatatcattgttaGGCATCAAGAGATttatagaatctttcaccccttttggagtgagatagggggatctcaacccgaggggggagattgttaaattcccaaacacgAGGTTTGCCGATTGTTTGGGAACTTAACAATCtcccccgagggttgagatccccctatctcatcccaaaaggggtgaatgattatttttctcttaccctgttttccaatcgtagtgtgaaccaaatccaaacgtatgtaaacaacaacacgtggacGGTGGATGActgttgtgataaggctgcagcagacgttttacaccttacgatgttgatctcatacaaaatattattttcgaTTAGCTTGTCAAAAAAACCACCAAACACCCAGTTTactctgataattaatacttattttaatttcttttgcgaataatattgatatttaacattcaaacgttccgggtcagttcatagtgacgtcaccctatTGAGAACAAGAGTACgttcaaagagcacgtgtagcttgtcctttccctagggtgagatacGAAAATCCATAAAACTGCGGGGTAGGAGAAAACACAATCCTCATGTAAAGATAGGCACAGAGGACATCGTTTagacgtttggtcaaatccgTCCAGGTGAGCGAAATAGGTCCTCTGGGCTTCTTGTTTGTGTTTCGTTATACTTTTTAGCCGTCTGCTCTGCGCCACACGTAAGTATGTCGTACATATTTCTATGCTTATATTAGTTAAATGCAATCAGATGAGCGATATAGACCCTCTGGGGATCTTTTGTTtcgttaaatgttatatatatatcatatatatttgaagATTGTAATGATCAACTGCCAGCTTGTCACTTGACGTCAGAGCAATTCAGTGTTGTAGGGTCCAATCAAAATTAAGATAAGCATATCCTGGCAAAATGATCTAGGGTATTAAATGAACTATTTTTAATTTCGTGGTAACAAGCAAAAGTAGCGCAGAAATATCCTCAAAAATCGTATTTTTTATACACTATGTTTTTTGCCATCCATGTAATATAGGCTTCTGGAAACAATGTCATATTATTCTAGTATGTAGGTTGAATTGATGGCTTTTACAAGCTATTTCATTTTTCTAAACATGGACCTGTTTTGAAGGTCCCTCTGTCAATCATGTAATAAATGTACGCGCAAAATATCAATGAGTTGATATGAATTAGcaacaataaaacatacaaagtGAATCTAGTATAAACTTTATTATTCAGAACGATACAGCAATTTGGTACAGttagtacaatatatatatatatatttaaaaggaAGGAACAATGAAAAGTACCTGCACGTGAGAGGCTTCGAACTTGCGACCTCTCGCTCTTAAGGCAAACCTTCTACTACTAAGCTGAAGGGAAATTGCCAATAGGCTAAGCCAATAAGGTGATATATACTAtctttttttacataaaaatgtacatacatggttGTTTCTCATTGCGTTGCTTTGAAACAAAATCAGTAAAATCATAAACTAAGTCTACATCAATTTGGAAGGGAATATATGGGAGCTTATACCTACCCCACACATGTTTATACTCCAAGTTTAACTCAGAAATCAAAGGTGattatatatttgtctatattTCTACAGCTACGGTAACCAAAATAAGCTCCATCTTCGACAAATAGTAATTATagtaaaatgaaaacaagagTTTACAAAAGTAAATTTttatacaaaaccaaacctaacaAACGTACGCGTTTAACACCCTGCAAAAGTTTTATCTTCTCTTTTGTTctataaattgaaaatgaataaataattgattattTATTATCAATCAACTCTCAGGTTTTCTATACGTTCACTTGAGCATGGTGTTATTAATGTCTTGTATTTGTTGATatatcacatttaaacaaaGGCATACATTATAAGTTCAACATCTTGATTCTTATAACAATAgataaaataatcattatgataatgaaaatgataataaaaaataaaaacagtgttaGAATTAAGGTGTTGAATGAAGCagtaaaattaattgaaaagtAAATTACTTTACCTTTTTTTGCACCGGAAAAATTCAAGTTTTACATCAACTTCATATCAACACGGGGGTGCTTTCCAAGATGATAATGATATCGCGAAACTATCAACAAGAACTTCTGATTATCATTTAGTTTAAAATATCGGTCAATGTATTGCCAATGATATTAGTTGGCTTTGGGCAGCAACACGATATTGACAATTAGTCTATCCAATGTCATTTTTACCAGTCGACGAATCCCATCTCGTGCAGCCAGGCATTTGGGTCAGAAACGGAAACCGTAGAATTATTTTGGATAGCACGAAGCAATTCCAAGCGTTTCTCGAACCCAGCTTTCTTTTGCTGTTCTTCTGTGTTAATCATAAGCTTGACAAAGTCTTGTTCAGTGTTTCGAACTCCTTGCAAGTCGTTGCTAGTTTTAACAGTTTTTGAAATCAACGAGATGACTTCCTCCAGTAAAGACACAAAGGCCCTTTTGATGGCAAGTTGCATCGCGTCTGCCGGTACATTTTCTTGCATGCCAAATTCATATTTTGCTTTGAGGCCTTCGTACGTTCTTGTCACCTTTACCATTTTTTCTTCTATCCTAAATGGGTCGTGCATGTGCATGTGCCAGATACACTTCTGATGACAAACTGTGCAGTTTCCATTGGCCATAGCTGAACAGcgtattttttctttgttatccGGAATTTGACAGGGATAGTGGCAAGTGGTATGACACAATATGCAGTTGGTAACATGTGTGCCGGGATCCAGTGGAATGTTCTCTTGTTGGTAAATTTCCTCCTCGAATGAAAACGATTTATTCAGTTCTATGTCTACAGCAAACTTTTTCAAGGTATCTTTGTCAGCCTTCACCGTCGCAAGATCCATAAGTTTGACGTCAATTTCCAAGCGATTTCCCTGTAAATGGGTCATAATCTCTTCTTGTCCAACTGGTTTTGTGTCTGGTCTTGGTGTAATAGGGTTGTTCTCGAGTACTCGACTGGGTTTCATGTTCGGAAGATGCTCTAAAAACTCTTCATATCCTCTGGATCTGAATTGCCATAAGGTCTTACCCAATTGAGCGTCGTTAGAGTACGGAGGGAAGAGTGTTGAACTGTTAAAGACAAAGCGATGTTGTGTTGGAACACCAACTGATGAGAGGATGGATAACACGGACGGTTCCTTTCCATCAGCAAACGTTAGCATAGGGATGACATTCTCCAGCATGTTGACTCCACAAATTGACATTATGCTGTTAAATATGTCCTGTAAAATCACGTCTATACCGTTATACTGGACGGGATTGGCTGGTATGACGAGGCATACGGCGTCGATTCCACGATTCAAACCCTTAGGACCTCTGGCGGATAAGAAACCTTTGAGGCGTTTCAGCAGATCCTGGTTACTTCCGGTTGATCCTGATTCGTCATTAAAGCTTGGGGTGTCGACTATGTTCAAAATGAAATCAGCATGCTCCATAATGGGATGTACTTTGTAGCAATTGATCCATTCGGTAGGTGACCCCTGATAAAAAAGACATgtgaaaaaattgaaaaaagatttataatgttttaaagtTGCTTAATGCTGAAAACTATAACTTGCCCAACAACAGATTAGAACCAATCCTTAATTCCCTCTACAGTAAGACAgttgaatatatttcaaaatgtttttaaaatttcatacaCAAAACAGACTTACCCCCAAGTACCAAGCATGTATTCCTATggtgaaatgaaaaaataatattctACATACACGATTTAGAAACCGTACTAGTACATTAAGGATTCACCTGTTTAGAGCCAACCTTGTTGCTGATCAATGTTGTCATTGTGGCTTTCCTTGTGAAGACACCTACCATTTCCCTTTTAACTGTAATACTTATGCTTATACAAGTTTTTTTAGCATAGGAGACTTCATGATACGAGTCTCAGAAATTTCTATTTTTGGGAGCCTTTTGCAGTAAAACAAATGGGAGGTGTTTCACATGGAACGataacaatttcaaaatcaCAAAACTTAGAAAAATAGCATTTTGACAGGTTTAACAGTCAAAATGCGGA
Protein-coding regions in this window:
- the LOC117316066 gene encoding uncharacterized protein LOC117316066, whose translation is MDLAHRVRNIQIRDNLLLIKVYLISAFHFFRKYVIYILSSFEPTLRPGQPRSTDVGIDYICLEWDGVERDDVTHYEIRMKLAGDNSWHKTVISTEDRRPSHRFSELSPDSGYDFMSRAVYSDGSSSEFGCTSAEIKTKCSELHTLLKVCRKIDDGPPSVHRLPLREIRESEDNVNKTRKFVFGTSTYIREKTILMVGPREAGKTTLTEGLVNHSLGIKWEDNFRFTITDENPTKKGSPTEWINCYKVHPIMEHADFILNIVDTPSFNDESGSTGSNQDLLKRLKGFLSARGPKGLNRGIDAVCLVIPANPVQYNGIDVILQDIFNSIMSICGVNMLENVIPMLTFADGKEPSVLSILSSVGVPTQHRFVFNSSTLFPPYSNDAQLGKTLWQFRSRGYEEFLEHLPNMKPSRVLENNPITPRPDTKPVGQEEIMTHLQGNRLEIDVKLMDLATVKADKDTLKKFAVDIELNKSFSFEEEIYQQENIPLDPGTHVTNCILCHTTCHYPCQIPDNKEKIRCSAMANGNCTVCHQKCIWHMHMHDPFRIEEKMVKVTRTYEGLKAKYEFGMQENVPADAMQLAIKRAFVSLLEEVISLISKTVKTSNDLQGVRNTEQDFVKLMINTEEQQKKAGFEKRLELLRAIQNNSTVSVSDPNAWLHEMGFVDW